In Lactobacillus xylocopicola, the genomic stretch CGTCCAGCTGGTGCACCGAGATAAATCAACGTCGCAATGATGGGCGCTAGGTCATAGTAGTCGTAATTACAATTGCTAAGACGCTTTGAATTAATGGCCCCCAAAAACTATATCCTACCTAATTCTTTTAACAAGTTTTTATGTTAAACAGTCATTTTGCTTTATGCTTAAATCATGCCAGCTATTTTTAAAAAGCCACCTCTTGACAATCACATCTTCACATTTCTTAAGTTTTACTCAAGAGTGACGGTAAACGGATCTTAGCTTTAACTACTTTTGATAGAATAACAGGCAAATAGATTGCTTTAGGTGGGATTTGACCTTGTACACAAATATTGGGCTTACAGCAATATCAGCTCTTATCTTGTTGCTACTCATTTATAATATCAGAAATTCACGCCGCTTTAACCTGTTTGACCACTGGCTACACCATAAGTTGATTCGACAGCATGACGGCTGTGGCTGGCGGGTAATTGCCTTTTTAAATGACCCCAAGCTGCTAGTGGTCTGGGATATTTTTCTGGCTAGCTTTTTGATTAATGAAAATAAAAATTTGCTGGCACTCTGGGTTTTAACTACACTTGGCTTTGCCGACTTAACGGGGATCATGCTCAAGCGGTGG encodes the following:
- a CDS encoding phosphatase PAP2 family protein — translated: MYTNIGLTAISALILLLLIYNIRNSRRFNLFDHWLHHKLIRQHDGCGWRVIAFLNDPKLLVVWDIFLASFLINENKNLLALWVLTTLGFADLTGIMLKRWMHRKRPRMHSNLEAGYSFPSGHVLGITVMVLIIGQLFTSMGTGLIVILAATWLLVVTSRISLKAHYPSDILGATSLAIFCFSLCQQLFSAFI